A single Saccopteryx bilineata isolate mSacBil1 chromosome 11, mSacBil1_pri_phased_curated, whole genome shotgun sequence DNA region contains:
- the ACAA2 gene encoding 3-ketoacyl-CoA thiolase, mitochondrial, whose translation MALLRGVFIVAAKRTPFGAYGGLLKDFTATDLTEFAARAALSAGKVSPETIDSVIVGNVMQSSSDAAYLARHVGLRVGIPKETPALTLNRLCGSGFQSVVSGCQEICVKDAEVVLCGGTESMSQAPYCVRNVRFGTKFGTDLKLEDTLWAGLTDQHVKLPMGITAENLASKHNISREECDKYALQSQQRWKAANDAGYFNNEMVPIEVKTKKGKQTMQVDEHARPQTTLEHLSKLPPVFKKEGTVTAGNASGVSDGAGAVIIASEDAVKKHNFTPLARVVGYFVSGCDPSIMGIGPVPAISGALKKAGLSLKDMDLVEVNEAFAPQYLAVEKSLSLDPSKTNVNGGAIALGHPLGGSGSRITAHLVHELRRRGGKYAVGSACIGGGQGIAVIIENTA comes from the exons ATGGCCCTTCTCCGAG GTGTGTTCATTGTGGCTGCTAAGCGAACACCCTTTGGAGCTTACGGAGGTCTTCTGAAAGACTTTACAGCGACCGACCTGACTGAATTTGCTGCCAGGGCTGCCTTATCTGCTGGCAAAGTGTCACCAGAGACTATTGACAGTGTTATTGTCGGCAATGTCATGCAG AGTTCTTCGGATGCTGCCTACTTGGCAAGGCATGTCGGCTTGCGTGTGGGAATCCCCAAAGAGACCCCCGCTCTCACTCTTAACAGGCTCTGCGGCTCTGGCTTCCAGTCCGTTGTGAGTGGCTGTCAG gaaaTTTGTGTTAAAGATGCTGAAGTCGTCTTGTGTGGAGGAACCGAAAGTATGAGCCAGGCCCCCTACTGTGTCAGAAACGTGCGTTTTGGAACCAAGTTTGGAACAGATCTCAAG CTGGAAGATACTTTGTGGGCAGGATTAACAGATCAACATGTGAAACTGCCCATGGGAATTACTGCAGAGAATCTTGCTTCAAAACATAATATAAGCAGAGAAGAGTGTGACAAGTACGCCCTGCAGTCACAGCAGCGGTGGAAAGCTG CTAATGATGCTGGCTACTTTAATAATGAGATGGTGCCAATTGAGGtgaagacaaagaaaggaaaacagacgATGCAGGTAGATGAGCATGCCCGGCCCCAAACAACCCTGGAACATCTAAGTAAACTTCCTCCGGTATTCAAGAAAGAAGGAACTGTCACTGCGGGGAACGCATCG GGGGTATCTGATGGTGCTGGCGCTGTTATCATTGCTAGTGAAGATGCTGTTAAAAAACATAACTTCACACCACTGGCAAGAGTGGTGGGCTATTTTGTGTCTGGATGTGATCCCTCCATCATGGGTATTG GTCCTGTCCCCGCTATCAGCGGAGCACTGAAGAAAGCAGGGCTGAGTCTTAAGGACATGGATTTGGTAGAG GTGAATGAAGCTTTTGCTCCCCAGTACTTGGCTGTTGAGAAGAGTCTGAGTCTTGACCCAAGTAAAACCAATGTGAATGGAGGAGCCATTGCTTTGGGTCACCCATTGGGAGGATCTGGATCGAGAATTACTGCACACCTGGTTCATGAGTTAAG GCGTCGAGGCGGGAAATACGCTGTGGGATCCGCTTGCATCGGCGGCGGCCAGGGCATCGCCGTCATCATTGAGAACACAGCCTGA